A window of the Hevea brasiliensis isolate MT/VB/25A 57/8 chromosome 6, ASM3005281v1, whole genome shotgun sequence genome harbors these coding sequences:
- the LOC110641244 gene encoding deSI-like protein At4g17486, with the protein MLCRKKLNSEKDSRGSVPVYLNVYDLTPMNGYAYWLGLGVYHSGVQVHGVEYAFGAHEYPTTGIFEGVPKQCDGFTFRKTILIGKTEMGPGEVRAVMEELAEKYRGNAYNLITKNCNHFCNDACIRLTANPIPRWVNRLARIGFLCNCVLPANLNSTRVQHHKMEEKVDETEKKKLTSESNRFSRNSSNSSSPSGNQIRGRSRSRSRRALPPSSPLISSSP; encoded by the exons atgcTGTGCAGAAAGAAATTGAATTCAGAAAAGGATTCAAGAGGATCTGTGCCAGTGTACCTTAATGTTTATGATCTCACACCAATGAATGGCTACGCTTATTGGCTTGGACTTGGAGTCTATCATTCTGGTGTACAAG TTCATGGAGTTGAGTATGCTTTTGGGGCTCACGAGTATCCAACAACAGGAATTTTCGAAGGAGTACCGAAACAGTGTGATGGATTTACATTTAGAAAAACAATTTTAATCggaaaaacagaaatggggccTGGAGAGGTGAGGGCAGTAATGGAGGAACTTGCAGAGAAATACAGAGGAAATGCTTATAATTTGATCACTAAGAACTGCAACCATTTCTGCAATGATGCTTGTATTAGACTCACTGCTAATCCCATCCCAAGATGGGTTAATCGCCTTGCCAGAATTG GATTTCTATGCAATTGTGTGCTTCCTGCAAATTTAAATTCAACAAGAGTTCAGCACCATAAAATGGAAGAGAAGGTTGATGAAACAGAGAAGAAAAAATTAACAAGTGAATCCAACAGATTTTCACGtaattcttctaattcatcatCTCCTTCTGGAAATCAAATTCGTGGTAGAAGTAGAAGTAGAAGCAGACGTGCTCTTCCACCATCTTCTCCTTTGATTTCTTCATCACCTTGA